A segment of the Fusobacterium sp. IOR10 genome:
TCCATGAACCATGCTCTCTAGAAATTTTTTATTTGTAGTTCTTTCAATAACCTTACCCTTGTCTAAAACAATAATTTCATCAGCAAGTGCCATAATACGTTCTTGATGGGAAATCATAATAATACAAGTGTCTGTACCACTGTGTAATTCTTTAAAAGTTTCAGTCATTCTTTGGAAACTCCATAAATCAATTCCTGCTTCAGGTTCATCAAAGATAGCTACTTTCAAATCTCTAATTAAAACAGAGGCTATTTTGTAGTGAACCCATTTTCTTGGACATGAAATTTAATATTTAATTTAAGGATTGATTCCTGTATTCTGCAGGAGTTAATCCTTTTAATTTTATTTTAATTCTCTGATTATTATAATAATCAATAT
Coding sequences within it:
- a CDS encoding IS3 family transposase, translated to MDYYNNQRIKIKLKGLTPAEYRNQSLN